CGAGACGGAGCCGATAAATGGCATATGCGCCGCGGCGGAGACCTTGGAGATATTGCGCAGCAGGGCGATATCCTGCGGGCCGCGGCCGAACGCGTAGTTCGAGATGATCGAGCCGATCGGCTCGCCCCCCGGCGTGTCGTATTCCTGGATGTAGGTGTGCAGGTACAGGCCGCTCTGGATGATCTCGGGCGTATCCTCGAAATCCTGGCGCAACGCGTCTTTCGAGGCGTCCAGCACTTCGATCCTGACGTTCTTGCGGAAGTCGGTGCGATCGACAAGGAACTTGAGCCCGCGCCACGCCGATTCGATCTGCTGGAACGTCTCGTTGTGCATGATCGCGTCCAGCTGGCGGCTGATCTGCTGGTCAATATGCTCGATATGGAAATCAAGCAAGCTCTTGTCAAGACGGTCCACCTGCTGCGACGAGTCCCGGATCATCTTCAGGAACACATTCATCGCCTGGGCGACGCGTTCATCCAGCGACGATTCGGCGAGCGCGTCGGCGCTCTGGAAAGACTCCACCGGGCGCGTGGCCTTGACCGGTGTCAGGTTGATCTTCTCGCACAGGGACTCGTAGACACTCTTGCCGGGTGCATCCAGGACCGCGGTGTCTGCTTCGCTATTGGCGCGCGCGGCGATTTCATGCTTTGCCATGGGATTCATTCCTCAAGGAAGACGTTTATTGGGCGGATGGTGAGGCCGGCGCGGCTTCGCCGATCTTCTGCAGATCGGCGCGCAGGCGCTCGGACAAGGCCGGGTCCTTGAGGATCTTTTCCAGTTCGCGGCGGAACATCGCGTTGTCGAGCAGGTTCGACTTCAGGTCGCGCAGCAGATTACGGGCCGCCATCAGCGCACGCAGCTCGGGCACCTTCCCGGCGACGACTTCCGGCTTGAAGTCGTCCATCGAGCGGAAGTCCAGGTCAACCGGCAGCTCGGTGCCGTCGCCGACCAGGGTGTTCTCGACGGCGATCCTGGCCTTCGGGTTGAAGTCGGCGAGGACCGAATTGAAGTTGTTCTTGTTGATGGACACCTTCTCACGCTCGGCGAGCGCCCGCGTGTCCTGACCGTTGCTGTAGTCGCCCATCACCAGCAGCTTGAGCGGCAGTTCGACCTTCTTCTGCGCGCCACCAGTGTGCAGGTCGAGCTTGATATTGACCCGTGCCTTAGGCACTTCGTTCTGGAAACTCTCAGCCATCGTTTGTTCCTTTTTATCTCTGATTTAAACGCTCTTCAGTTCTTGCGGTAACGATCAGTAAGGCAGCCAGTCAGAATTAGTAGCATGGGGACCCATGCGAGATAAATCGGACAAGTACGAATTTTCTCAAAAATTGTCATATTTTTTGAAAGTCGTAAAAACGACATTTATGGCATTTGAGAAGCCGCTTAGCGTCATGCGGAGGTACGTTCGATGGAGGAGGTGCTTCGGGGAACCGGGACGATTCGTACCGGGATCCAAGGATGGAATCGGGTTGCGTCGTTAGGCAGGCGGTGTCACTGCCAGGGCATTCGCCTGGCCGACATGGCGGGTCGTGAAGGCGAAATCGCGGCGCTGACAGGGAAGCTCTGCAGTCATCGCACATGGATCGTGTCGAACGAGTGCTGGCGCTGCGCACGGGAATCACGGGAGCGAATGGCGCGGCTGAGGATGCCGGCCACTCAGATCTCCTTGCCTTTCACGGCCTCGCGTGGATCCACTTTAACGTTCGTTCGCTGCCCGTCTTGGGTGGATTGCGCCGACCGTTGCCAGTGAGTTGGGAGTCAGGTCGCCAGTTGCGGCAGGAACGACACGTCGACGTGGTAGCGCTTCGGATTCTTCCGATCCAAGAGGACGGTGATGTGTTCGCGCGTCACGTATTCGGTCGGGTCGAACCAGATGTTGCCGCTGTAGAAGAGATGGATTTGCGATGTCGCCGGGTCCTGCCACTGCGCCGTGATGCGGTAGGGTGAGCGTCCATTGACCTGTATGCTCTCGTTCTCTTCGATGCCCTGAACGCGCGCCTGGACCGGCACGCCCTGGGTGCGCAAGTAGGCTTCCCGGCGCGATGAGCGCCGTGCCAGCCCGATCATCGCGGCGCCGATGGTGAAAAACACCAGGCCGATGCCACCGGTGATCGTGGCCGCCCCCCAAAGGGAGAAGAACGCGTCGGGTGTCGCGTCACTTGGCTTATCCGGTGAATACAGTACCGGGACCGTATCGCCGACTGTGTAACGCGGCGGGTTGCTGCCGCTCGACGAACGAAATTCGACGTTCCCACTCGGCGTCTGGAAGCGAATGATCGGCCTGTAAGTTGTCGAACCACGGTCGCTCAGTGCATCGAGGGCAACGACGATGCCGTCCGTGCTCACTGCGTTCGACAGGAACGAACG
The Cupriavidus basilensis DNA segment above includes these coding regions:
- the tssB gene encoding type VI secretion system contractile sheath small subunit, whose amino-acid sequence is MAESFQNEVPKARVNIKLDLHTGGAQKKVELPLKLLVMGDYSNGQDTRALAEREKVSINKNNFNSVLADFNPKARIAVENTLVGDGTELPVDLDFRSMDDFKPEVVAGKVPELRALMAARNLLRDLKSNLLDNAMFRRELEKILKDPALSERLRADLQKIGEAAPASPSAQ
- a CDS encoding DUF3592 domain-containing protein; translated protein: MDFMKTLGIIKYTFLAIGIALLLGAGAIGQHTRSFLSNAVSTDGIVVALDALSDRGSTTYRPIIRFQTPSGNVEFRSSSGSNPPRYTVGDTVPVLYSPDKPSDATPDAFFSLWGAATITGGIGLVFFTIGAAMIGLARRSSRREAYLRTQGVPVQARVQGIEENESIQVNGRSPYRITAQWQDPATSQIHLFYSGNIWFDPTEYVTREHITVLLDRKNPKRYHVDVSFLPQLAT